In Maylandia zebra isolate NMK-2024a linkage group LG12, Mzebra_GT3a, whole genome shotgun sequence, a single genomic region encodes these proteins:
- the LOC112435687 gene encoding fatty acid synthase-like — protein sequence MALLSFVCILQGTPDPLSEHGGQSSPAVPETVGPKTGSLERQKREGSVDRFRNSMHKYDPRWDSPTWIDSIGVPRGVPDEYKDAVEGLAEQLGPTSLMGIQNRMALDMLLAEKGGVCAMFGDMCCTFIPNNTAPDAAPLDSIESLAAYYVSCIRQVQPDGPYRVAGYSSGACVAFEMCSQLQTQNQPVEFLFLFDGSHSYVAAYTQSYRAKLTPGNESEAETEALCAFIQQFTGIEYNKLLETLLPLSDLNARVSVAVDLITSAHKDIDRDSLHFAASAFYYKLKAADAYVPTAKYHGSVKLLRAETSSEYEQNLGADYKLSEVCDGEVSVHVIKGDHHTFLEGAGAESIKNIIHNSLAERAVKPREG from the exons ATGgctctgttgtcttttgtctgTATTTTGCAAGGCACTCCGGACCCCTTGTCTGAACACGGAGGCCAGTCCAGCCCAGCAGTTCCTGAGACTGTAGGTCCTAAAACAGGATCGCTAGAAAGACAAAAGCGCGAGGGGTCAG TTGATCGATTTCGCAACAGTATGCACAAATATGACCCAAGATGGGACTCGCCAACCTGGATTGACTCAATAGGAGTTCCCAGGGGAGTTCCAGATGAGTATAA GGACGCGGTAGAAGGCCTTGCGGAACAATTAGGCCCGACGTCGTTAATGGGAATCCAGAATCGAATGGCCCTGGACATGTTGTTGGCTGAGAAAGGTGGTGTCTGTGCCATGTTTGGGGACATGTGTTGCACGTTCATACCCAACAATACTGCACCAGACG CTGCTCCTCTGGATAGCATTGAGTCCCTGGCTGCCTACTACGTGAGCTGCATCAGGCAGGTGCAGCCGGACGGCCCGTACAGAGTCGCTGGATATTCTTCTGGTGCCTGTGTAGCATTTGAAATGTGCTCTCAGCTGCAGACCCAGAATCAGCCTGtggagttcctgtttctctttgatGGCTCACATTCATATGTGGCAGCGTACACACAG AGCTACAGAGCCAAGCTAACACCCGGCAACGAGTCTGAGGCTGAGACTGAAGCCTTGTGTGCCTTCATCCAGCAGTTCACTGGCATTGAATACAACAAG CTTTTGGAGACTCTGCTCCCGCTGTCAGACCTGAATGCACGCGTCAGTGTGGCCGTGGACCTAATCACCTCCGCTCACAAGGACATCGACCGAGACTCACTGCACTTTGCAGCCTCCGCCTTCTACTACAAGCTAAAGGCTGCTGATGCATATGTACCTACTGCAAAATACCACGGCAGCGTGAAGCTGCTGCGCGCCGAAACCAGCAGCGAATATGAGCAAAACCTGGGAGCTGACTATAAGCTCAGCGAG GTCTGTGATGGCGAGGTGTCGGTCCACGTCATCAAGGGAGATCACCACACTTTCCTAGAAGGCGCGGGGGCGGAGTCTATCAAGAACATCATTCATAACTCGCTGGCTGAGCGAGCTGTCAAACCAAGGGAGGGTTAA
- the LOC112434514 gene encoding ribosomal biogenesis protein LAS1L-like — protein MNKKGSEKTRHVVAWLNKAEWDQVRDYLYSMDSSLQRFALERISAWRARCADSFPVAVDCTADLVRCQVRDRSGQLTGDDLTLMYGTALVRFVNLITDRQQGRKAQPLRQLAGNLNIPEWVVDLRHEIMRGTLPSLKWCRKGCKVALEWLQQEFWSRQLGGGPDEQLVARQKEVDACRNARELLISFQKDQYQAFDDGSPEDKGKSLWQAPLADMSSLLGEIKQFALGSRELLIDVLLEDGFLVPTMEQLEALGCATSDSASPTEPRVPQTFLRFWLPLLKMLNSSSFIHLFLEKLFVELKLLSKEPNGHRCFYISAWISEVFLCNNNKFEYHFETRLQKKARMKDRIFIDRIKLRWQQLLSACLDAPCISTPHLIQLVLDDMEHPPPQETREKLFQLCSIYTQTERSEASTPLQQQQPIYTVSMLLDQMQHSSPMDSERSEERKWADVQAERALALRGSPWQVCTDNVTWENYALGKVPGQSDDPSCLMVDNYSIMTVFDQPVELESSATRSSIPGASAPARPAEGLLWSNSELN, from the coding sequence ATGAATAAAAAGGGCTCTGAGAAAACACGCCATGTGGTAGCCTGGCTTAACAAAGCGGAGTGGGATCAGGTTCGGGACTACCTTTACTCGATGGACTCCTCTCTGCAGAGGTTTGCGTTAGAGAGGATATCGGCTTGGAGGGCCAGGTGCGCTGATAGTTTTCCCGTGGCCGTGGACTGCACAGCAGACCTCGTGCGCTGCCAGGTGCGGGACCGGTCCGGACAGCTTACCGGAGATGACTTGACCCTGATGTACGGGACGGCCCTGGTAAGATTTGTTAATCTTATCACGGATCGCCAGCAGGGGAGAAAGGCCCAGCCGCTGAGGCAACTGGCTGGAAACTTGAACATCCCCGAGTGGGTGGTGGATCTGAGGCACGAAATCATGCGTGGGACTCTTCCTTCTTTGAAATGGTGCCGAAAGGGATGTAAGGTGGCCCTGGAGTGGCTCCAGCAGGAGTTTTGGTCCAGACagctgggaggaggccccgatGAGCAGCTCGTTGCCAGGCAGAAAGAAGTGGATGCCTGCAGAAACGCTCGGGAGCTGCTGATCTCTTTTCAGAAGGACCAGTACCAAGCTTTTGATGATGGGTCTCCTGAAGACAAGGGGAAGAGCTTGTGGCAGGCCCCCTTAGCAGACATGAGTTCGTTGCTGGGTGAGATCAAGCAGTTTGCACTGGGGTCCAGGGAGCTGTTGATTGATGTGCTGCTGGAAGACGGTTTTCTTGTTCCTACCATGGAGCAGCTGGAAGCATTAGGCTGTGCAACATCTGACAGTGCCAGTCCCACTGAGCCCAGAGTCCCACAAACCTTCCTGCGCTTTTGGCTGCCCCTGCTAAAGATGCTTAACTCTTCGTCTTTCATTCACCTCTTCCTGGAGAAGCTCTTTGTGGAACTGAAGCTGCTCAGCAAAGAGCCCAACGGTCACAGGTGTTTCTATATTTCTGCATGGATTTCAGAAGTCTTCctctgcaacaacaacaaatttgAATATCATTTTGAGACAAGGTTGCAGAAGAAAGCCAGAATGAAGGACAGGATTTTCATCGACCGCATCAAGCTGAGGTGGCAGCAGCTTCTCTCTGCATGTCTGGATGCCCCCTGCATCAGCACACCTCACCTGATCCAGCTAGTCCTGGATGACATGGAGCATCCCCCCCCTCAGGAAACCAGAGAGAAGCTGTTCCAGCTCTGCTCCATCTACACACAGACAGAGCGCTCAGAGGCCAGCAcacctctgcagcagcagcagcccatATATACTGTGAGTATGCTGCTGGACCAGATGCAACACTCCTCACCGATGGACTCGGAGAGAAGTGAGGAGCGCAAATGGGCAGACGTGCAGGCTGAAAGAGCACTTGCCCTCAGAGGTTCTCCGTGGCAGGTGTGCACTGATAATGTCACATGGGAGAACTATGCCCTTGGTAAAGTTCCTGGACAGTCGGACGACCCGTCGTGCCTCATGGTGGACAATTATTCGATAATGACTGTGTTTGACCAGCCAGTGGAGCTGGAGAGCAGCGCGACACGTAGCAGCATCCCCGGGGCCTCGGCTCCAGCCCGGCCAGCTGAGGGCCTCCTCTGGAGCAACAGCGAGCTCAACTAA